A genome region from Pseudomonas pergaminensis includes the following:
- the sctV gene encoding type III secretion system export apparatus subunit SctV — MTVLLVINRVLLKVAQRAEVLGAVVVMAIVFIFIVPLPTWLVDILIALNICISCLLIVLALYLPGPLAFSSFPSILLLTTMFRLALSIATTRLILLEQDAGDIVEAFGNFVVGGNLAVGMVIFLILTLVNFLVITKGSERVAEVAARFSLDAMPGKQMSIDSDLRAGLIDGAQARDKREQLSRESQLFGAMDGAMKFVKGDAVAGLIIVVVNLLGGFSTGMFQHGLSAADSMALYSVLTIGDGLIAQIPALLISLTAGMIITRVAPDARRGVTNMGAEIARQMTSEPKSWMIASVGMLAFAVVPGMPTLVFILIALVTGSLGYYLMRQRQRQEQPEAEAAEAVRPEENGSEDLRGFDPSRPYLLQFSPALRGTPQVTELIHAIRQARNALVANIGLTLPPFEVELDDSLADDEMRFCVHEVPMVRASVVSLVAVERKALTVEPAHAIAGLAERDEQGWVWLAPDDPLLDDPQLERFTAASLIVERMKQAMMLSGPQFLGIQESKSILSWLEHNQPELVQELQRIMPLSRFSAVLQRLASEGVPLRAVRLIVESLIEYGQHEREPDALADYARIALKAQIYHQYSEAEGLHAWLLSPQTESILREALRQTQTGVFFALDDEHSAALVSLLNQAFPLRPKLKSVMLVAQDLRSPLRTLLLEEFNHVPVLSFAELSSTSKVKVLGRFDLGQDELMRGAVA, encoded by the coding sequence GTGACAGTGCTGTTGGTCATCAACCGCGTGTTGCTAAAGGTCGCGCAGCGCGCCGAAGTGCTGGGCGCCGTGGTGGTGATGGCCATTGTGTTCATCTTTATTGTGCCGCTGCCGACTTGGCTGGTGGACATCCTGATTGCACTCAACATCTGCATCTCGTGCCTGTTGATCGTGTTGGCGCTATACCTGCCGGGGCCCCTGGCGTTCTCATCTTTCCCGTCGATCCTGCTGTTGACCACCATGTTTCGCCTGGCGCTGTCGATTGCGACGACGCGCTTGATCCTGCTGGAGCAGGACGCTGGTGACATCGTCGAGGCCTTCGGCAATTTTGTGGTCGGCGGCAACCTGGCCGTGGGGATGGTGATCTTCCTGATCCTGACCCTGGTCAACTTTCTGGTGATCACCAAAGGCTCGGAGCGGGTCGCCGAAGTGGCGGCGCGTTTCAGCCTGGATGCGATGCCTGGCAAGCAGATGTCCATCGACAGCGACTTGCGTGCAGGCTTGATTGACGGCGCGCAAGCGCGGGACAAGCGCGAGCAGTTGTCCCGCGAGAGTCAATTGTTCGGGGCTATGGACGGCGCCATGAAGTTCGTCAAGGGGGATGCCGTCGCCGGCTTGATCATCGTTGTGGTCAACCTGTTGGGTGGGTTCTCCACGGGCATGTTCCAGCATGGCTTGAGTGCCGCCGATTCAATGGCGCTGTACTCGGTACTGACCATCGGCGACGGCCTGATTGCGCAGATTCCCGCGCTGTTGATCTCACTCACCGCCGGCATGATCATCACCCGTGTAGCGCCGGATGCGCGCAGGGGTGTCACTAACATGGGCGCCGAAATTGCTCGGCAGATGACCAGCGAGCCCAAGAGCTGGATGATTGCGTCGGTAGGAATGCTCGCCTTTGCGGTGGTGCCCGGCATGCCTACCCTGGTGTTTATCCTGATCGCGTTGGTCACTGGCAGCCTGGGGTATTACCTGATGCGTCAGCGTCAACGGCAGGAACAACCTGAAGCCGAAGCGGCTGAAGCGGTGCGTCCCGAAGAGAACGGCAGTGAGGACTTGCGAGGGTTCGATCCTTCAAGGCCCTACCTACTGCAATTCTCTCCAGCGTTGCGAGGCACGCCGCAAGTGACGGAACTTATCCACGCGATTCGCCAGGCGCGAAATGCGCTGGTTGCCAATATTGGGCTGACACTGCCGCCGTTCGAGGTAGAGCTCGATGACTCGCTGGCCGACGATGAAATGCGCTTTTGTGTGCATGAGGTGCCAATGGTCAGGGCCTCGGTCGTCAGCCTGGTGGCAGTTGAGCGAAAGGCGCTGACGGTTGAGCCTGCACATGCCATCGCGGGGCTGGCAGAGCGCGATGAACAGGGGTGGGTCTGGCTGGCGCCGGATGATCCGTTGCTCGATGATCCCCAGTTGGAACGCTTCACTGCGGCGAGCCTGATCGTTGAGCGTATGAAGCAGGCCATGATGCTCAGCGGGCCGCAGTTCCTGGGGATCCAGGAGAGCAAGTCGATCCTCAGTTGGCTGGAGCACAACCAGCCGGAATTGGTCCAGGAGCTGCAACGGATCATGCCGCTATCGCGGTTTTCGGCGGTGTTGCAACGCCTGGCCAGCGAAGGTGTGCCATTGCGGGCAGTGCGGCTGATTGTCGAGTCGCTGATCGAATACGGTCAGCATGAGCGGGAACCGGACGCACTGGCCGACTATGCGCGCATTGCGCTCAAGGCACAGATTTACCATCAGTACAGCGAAGCCGAAGGCCTGCATGCCTGGCTGCTGTCGCCGCAGACTGAAAGCATCCTGCGCGAGGCGCTGCGCCAGACCCAGACGGGGGTGTTTTTCGCACTCGACGATGAACACAGTGCAGCGTTGGTCAGCCTGCTCAATCAAGCCTTTCCCCTACGACCCAAACTCAAGAGCGTGATGCTGGTTGCGCAGGACTTGCGCAGTCCACTGCGCACCTTGTTGCTGGAGGAATTCAATCACGTGCCGGTGCTGTCCTTTGCCGAGCTGAGCAGTACCTCCAAGGTCAAAGTGCTTGGGCGGTTCGACTTGGGGCAGGACGAGTTGATGCGCGGAGCGGTGGCATGA
- a CDS encoding FliI/YscN family ATPase, whose amino-acid sequence MQARLDAWQQRQAQSLATFAPVTVRGRIQRVNGMLLQCRLPQARIGDLCQVEKKPGDYMLAEIIGFDQQDAVLSALGNLEGVQVGAGVERLGVSHRVQVSDALLGQVLDGFGRPIAGEGPSAFVEADLPDTSAVLCEAPLPTERPRIHRALATGVRSIDGLLTLGEGQRVGLFAGAGCGKTTLLAEIARNVECDVIVFGLIGERGRELREFLDHELDEQLRSKAVLVCATSDRSSMERARAAFTATALAEGFRRKGKRVLLLIDSLTRFARAQREIGLAAGEPLGRGGLPPSVYSLLPRLVERAGLTKDGVITAIYTVLIEQDSMNDPVADEVRSLLDGHIVLSRKLAERGHYPAVDVLASLSRILSNVAEPADIQAGTALRRLLSAYQQIELMLKLGEYQPGSDALIDLAVDSRQAVDGFLRQDLREPSPMAMTLEQLKELTAYVPF is encoded by the coding sequence ATGCAAGCGCGCCTCGATGCCTGGCAACAGCGCCAGGCCCAGTCGTTGGCCACTTTCGCACCCGTTACCGTGCGGGGGCGCATCCAGCGCGTCAACGGCATGTTATTGCAGTGCCGACTGCCCCAGGCGCGTATTGGGGATCTGTGCCAAGTGGAGAAAAAGCCGGGCGACTACATGCTCGCCGAGATCATCGGTTTTGATCAACAGGATGCCGTACTCAGTGCGCTGGGCAACCTGGAAGGCGTGCAGGTGGGTGCCGGCGTCGAGCGCCTGGGGGTATCCCATCGGGTACAGGTCAGCGACGCACTGCTGGGCCAGGTGCTGGATGGTTTCGGGCGACCGATTGCGGGAGAGGGGCCCAGCGCGTTTGTCGAGGCCGACTTGCCCGATACCAGCGCGGTGCTGTGCGAGGCGCCGTTGCCCACCGAGCGGCCACGCATCCACCGCGCGCTCGCTACCGGGGTGCGCTCGATCGACGGCCTGCTAACGCTGGGCGAAGGCCAGCGTGTGGGCCTGTTCGCCGGGGCGGGTTGCGGCAAAACCACCTTGTTGGCCGAGATCGCCCGTAACGTGGAGTGCGATGTCATCGTATTCGGCCTGATTGGCGAGCGGGGCCGCGAGCTGCGCGAGTTTCTCGATCATGAGCTGGATGAACAGCTGCGCTCCAAGGCGGTGTTGGTGTGTGCCACGTCCGATCGCTCCAGCATGGAGCGAGCACGAGCGGCCTTCACGGCGACCGCATTGGCTGAGGGATTTCGCCGCAAGGGCAAACGTGTGTTGCTGCTGATCGACTCCCTGACCCGTTTCGCCAGGGCCCAGCGCGAAATCGGCCTGGCCGCCGGCGAACCCCTCGGTCGCGGCGGCCTGCCACCTTCGGTCTACAGCCTGTTGCCACGGCTGGTAGAGCGCGCCGGGTTGACCAAGGACGGCGTGATCACGGCGATCTATACGGTGCTGATCGAGCAGGACTCGATGAACGACCCGGTGGCTGATGAGGTTCGCTCGCTGCTCGACGGCCATATCGTGCTGTCTCGTAAGTTGGCCGAGCGTGGGCACTATCCCGCGGTGGACGTGCTGGCGAGCTTGTCGCGGATCCTGAGCAATGTCGCCGAGCCTGCGGATATCCAGGCGGGTACCGCGTTGCGACGGTTGCTGTCGGCGTATCAGCAGATCGAGCTGATGCTCAAGCTGGGGGAATACCAGCCAGGCAGCGATGCCTTGATCGACTTGGCAGTGGACAGCCGCCAGGCCGTCGATGGTTTTCTGCGTCAGGACTTGCGTGAGCCTTCCCCGATGGCAATGACGCTGGAGCAACTCAAGGAGCTGACCGCTTATGTCCCATTCTGA
- a CDS encoding EamA family transporter, which yields MSFDVFAVILLGAALHATWNAVVKGGGDKLLTTCMITAFASLIALVVIPFLALPARESWPFIGASVILQVLYFVLVASTYRIADMSQTYPIMRGTAPLLVAAASVLALSESLSAFAWSGIAVICIGILSMAVAPSTSPRKGLVLALINAGVIAGYTLVDGLGVRKSGAPAAYTLWIFLLTGLPLAAWALATQRGVFCRYVIRHWHLGVVGGVGTVASYGLALWAMTAAPIATVSALRETSILFGVIISALILKEQLTRTRVVAACIIAGGAMVLRLG from the coding sequence ATGAGCTTTGACGTGTTCGCGGTCATCCTGCTGGGTGCCGCTCTCCACGCGACCTGGAACGCCGTGGTCAAAGGCGGCGGCGACAAGCTGCTGACCACATGCATGATCACCGCCTTCGCCTCGCTGATCGCATTGGTCGTTATTCCATTCCTGGCGCTACCGGCAAGAGAAAGCTGGCCGTTCATCGGTGCATCGGTCATTTTGCAGGTGCTGTATTTCGTCTTGGTTGCCTCGACCTACCGAATCGCCGACATGAGCCAGACCTACCCGATCATGCGCGGCACTGCGCCGTTACTGGTGGCAGCTGCGAGTGTGCTTGCACTGTCCGAGTCGTTGTCAGCGTTTGCATGGAGCGGCATTGCAGTGATCTGCATCGGTATCCTGAGCATGGCTGTCGCCCCCTCGACGAGCCCGCGAAAAGGGCTGGTCCTCGCCTTGATCAATGCGGGGGTCATTGCCGGCTATACCCTTGTCGACGGTTTGGGCGTGCGCAAGTCCGGCGCCCCTGCGGCGTACACATTGTGGATTTTCCTGCTGACCGGGCTACCGTTGGCCGCCTGGGCCCTGGCCACCCAACGCGGGGTGTTCTGCCGCTACGTCATCCGTCACTGGCACCTCGGCGTGGTGGGCGGGGTCGGCACGGTTGCGTCCTACGGACTGGCGCTTTGGGCAATGACGGCGGCCCCGATCGCCACCGTTTCAGCGCTCAGGGAAACGTCGATCCTGTTCGGCGTGATCATCTCCGCGCTGATACTCAAGGAGCAACTGACGCGCACTCGCGTGGTTGCCGCCTGCATCATTGCTGGCGGGGCGATGGTGTTGCGATTGGGCTAA
- a CDS encoding RNA polymerase sigma factor has protein sequence MNIPIEALAHLVGSSPQFMLHLTDDQQKKLRRFIHKRVLNPEDADDLLQLTYLEAWRNRERFSGNATLSTWMCGIAQNLIRNHFRRLYAKPMHCEFDESLWHGQEENHNLDWEFEINRRLEKTLNAIDHLPAEMRKTLYASLETDGSYQDTADVLDIPIGTVRSRLSRAREQLKRATHNSSYP, from the coding sequence ATGAATATCCCTATTGAAGCTTTAGCGCACCTCGTTGGCAGCTCGCCTCAATTCATGCTTCACCTGACAGACGACCAGCAAAAAAAACTGCGGCGCTTCATTCACAAGCGCGTACTCAACCCGGAAGATGCAGACGACCTGCTGCAACTGACGTATCTGGAAGCCTGGCGCAACCGCGAGCGTTTCAGCGGCAATGCCACGCTCAGCACCTGGATGTGCGGTATCGCGCAAAACCTCATACGTAATCACTTCAGGCGCCTGTATGCCAAGCCTATGCATTGCGAATTTGACGAGTCGCTGTGGCATGGCCAGGAGGAGAACCACAACCTGGATTGGGAATTTGAAATCAACCGGCGCCTGGAAAAAACCCTGAACGCCATCGACCACCTACCGGCAGAAATGCGCAAGACGCTCTACGCCTCCCTGGAAACCGACGGCAGCTACCAGGACACCGCCGACGTACTGGACATTCCTATTGGCACCGTGCGCTCACGCCTGTCGCGAGCCCGCGAGCAACTCAAGCGCGCCACGCATAACTCGTCGTATCCTTGA
- the sctO gene encoding type III secretion system stalk subunit SctO, whose amino-acid sequence MSHSDELLGEVETLRRLRRHRADRAERALREAKRAQQALLAHIQQAQDTLEQTQLEEAQQSARLLNQHQGQVLSLRDLKAWGSQERGLSANTRRGIGELEVLRGQQAEKQACVGSAQKQATECLRQVEKLQELSLLLVQESV is encoded by the coding sequence ATGTCCCATTCTGACGAGCTGCTAGGTGAGGTCGAAACGCTGCGCCGCCTGCGCCGTCACCGGGCAGACCGGGCCGAGCGCGCTTTGCGTGAAGCGAAGCGAGCCCAGCAGGCCCTGCTTGCACATATCCAGCAAGCCCAGGACACCCTTGAGCAGACCCAACTGGAAGAGGCCCAGCAGAGTGCTCGGTTGCTCAACCAGCATCAGGGCCAGGTACTGAGCCTGCGGGACCTGAAAGCCTGGGGCTCGCAGGAGCGCGGCTTGTCTGCCAATACCCGGCGGGGTATCGGGGAGTTGGAGGTCTTGCGAGGCCAGCAAGCAGAGAAGCAGGCCTGCGTCGGCAGTGCCCAGAAACAGGCCACTGAGTGCCTACGACAAGTGGAAAAGCTTCAGGAGTTATCCCTTTTACTGGTGCAGGAGTCGGTATGA
- a CDS encoding HrpJ domain-containing protein gives MKVELSPEVKSIRPVDQLAVSQAPTPQPTSGVDTLAHLFSQEVASNSLPLSQRKMGARVSPVEQIAELYRQLGHPAKKTLAMISLMVREALRRGGEGGFEASLKLSEGDPARAFVVLKHVAAQADIGSRPAEAALARVAIAKLKVLYEREIQAGLNIAVAMQASGVDPQERQALRTLYYASVVMRQSLPTMMQALLGLYGSERFADGLMLMRKALADDIAAKVSSMPTPLLRTLLLGLQSCGQLSGTLNGCQKLIEDLKVDHDKVALLQRILGFTGSGLDADGILRLGMELQGNSSALPLLALNALCPVLHDLPLALWLDGRVRADTLRCLRVVIGEQDRATRNPARFSGVLEAQA, from the coding sequence ATGAAAGTTGAACTCTCCCCCGAGGTTAAGTCGATCCGGCCCGTGGATCAGCTTGCCGTCAGCCAGGCCCCGACGCCTCAGCCCACCAGCGGCGTAGATACTCTTGCTCACCTGTTCAGCCAGGAAGTGGCAAGCAATAGCCTGCCGCTGAGCCAGCGGAAGATGGGCGCACGCGTCTCCCCGGTCGAACAGATAGCGGAGCTTTATCGGCAGTTGGGGCATCCGGCCAAGAAGACCCTGGCAATGATTTCGTTGATGGTCAGGGAGGCGCTGAGGCGGGGGGGCGAGGGCGGGTTTGAAGCATCGCTGAAGCTTTCCGAAGGAGACCCCGCGCGTGCGTTCGTGGTGCTCAAGCATGTGGCGGCCCAGGCGGACATTGGGTCGCGTCCCGCCGAAGCGGCCCTGGCACGTGTTGCCATTGCTAAGCTGAAAGTGCTCTACGAAAGGGAGATCCAGGCCGGCCTGAACATTGCCGTGGCGATGCAAGCGTCTGGTGTCGACCCACAGGAGCGTCAGGCACTGCGTACGCTCTACTACGCCAGTGTGGTCATGCGGCAGTCGCTGCCGACGATGATGCAGGCGCTGCTGGGCTTATACGGCAGCGAACGGTTTGCCGACGGGCTCATGTTGATGCGAAAGGCTTTGGCGGACGATATTGCGGCCAAGGTGTCGTCAATGCCTACACCGCTACTGCGTACCTTGTTACTGGGGCTGCAAAGCTGTGGGCAACTGAGCGGGACGCTGAACGGGTGTCAGAAGCTGATCGAAGACCTGAAAGTCGACCATGACAAGGTAGCGCTACTGCAGCGCATTTTGGGTTTCACGGGCAGTGGGCTTGATGCTGATGGAATCCTTCGGCTTGGGATGGAATTGCAGGGCAACTCAAGCGCCCTGCCATTGTTGGCACTCAATGCGCTTTGTCCGGTGCTCCACGATTTGCCATTGGCGCTATGGCTTGATGGTCGAGTACGTGCAGATACCCTGCGTTGCTTACGGGTGGTGATCGGGGAGCAAGACCGGGCTACCCGCAATCCTGCACGGTTTTCAGGTGTGCTGGAGGCCCAGGCGTGA
- a CDS encoding DUF2388 domain-containing protein, translating to MTIKPLHLALALSALPSLASAASEGLGKVDQASLMVLAGPVLTTFATLGTTSHPLDMLESAKGDALAFIGSDGNIRGARFELAVRTYHTSYPAPHMSDMQLAQAIAVTEAHQPEAR from the coding sequence ATGACCATCAAGCCCCTGCACCTTGCACTTGCATTGTCAGCCCTGCCATCGCTCGCCAGTGCCGCGTCCGAAGGCTTGGGGAAGGTCGATCAAGCCAGTTTGATGGTCCTCGCCGGCCCGGTGCTGACCACCTTCGCCACGCTGGGCACCACGTCCCATCCGCTCGATATGCTTGAGTCGGCCAAGGGGGACGCCCTGGCCTTCATCGGCTCGGACGGGAATATCCGTGGCGCACGCTTTGAGCTCGCCGTGAGGACTTACCACACGTCTTACCCGGCGCCTCACATGAGTGATATGCAACTGGCCCAAGCGATCGCCGTGACCGAGGCACACCAACCGGAGGCGCGATAG
- a CDS encoding FHA domain-containing protein, whose translation MFELRVLDGRHQGAALPLFGEQWSIGAHGDADLVLSDPGIAEQHARLRLIDANWSVQAEAGLLRGADGRVLAQIPCLALDTVFSVGAVRLCVSLADEPWPRSPAPATVASPVVNEPARGLKLSTISHSQQKRLISLVLAVTVIFIVVGMAFNGEPEAKASLTPPVVQKQALGSPFEVRQQLLKMLSERELSQRVNLQVINGQVVLDGDVSQDDVELVARMLNRFGEQYDNAIPVISRVRARDGALPFKIVQIVGGPNAHVVLEEGSRLFIGDEVDGLRLVLIDNSKVVFDGVQRYEVRW comes from the coding sequence ATGTTCGAGTTGCGCGTGCTTGATGGACGGCACCAGGGGGCTGCGCTGCCTTTGTTTGGTGAGCAGTGGAGCATCGGTGCCCATGGCGATGCAGACCTGGTGCTGAGCGACCCTGGCATCGCCGAGCAGCATGCACGGCTGAGGCTCATCGACGCGAACTGGTCGGTGCAGGCCGAAGCCGGACTGCTGCGCGGGGCTGATGGTCGGGTGCTGGCTCAGATTCCGTGCCTGGCGCTCGATACCGTTTTTTCGGTGGGGGCCGTGCGGCTGTGTGTCAGCCTGGCCGATGAACCCTGGCCCCGATCACCCGCCCCAGCAACGGTAGCGTCGCCCGTCGTCAATGAGCCGGCGCGGGGGCTCAAATTATCGACTATCTCCCATTCCCAGCAAAAGCGCCTGATCAGCCTCGTGTTGGCGGTAACGGTCATCTTCATCGTGGTGGGTATGGCCTTCAACGGTGAGCCTGAGGCCAAGGCTTCCTTGACGCCGCCTGTGGTGCAGAAGCAGGCGTTGGGCTCACCGTTTGAAGTGCGCCAACAGCTGTTGAAAATGCTCAGCGAACGTGAGCTGAGCCAGCGCGTCAACTTGCAGGTGATCAATGGCCAGGTCGTGCTTGATGGCGACGTTTCCCAGGATGATGTAGAGCTGGTCGCGCGCATGCTCAACCGTTTTGGCGAGCAATACGACAATGCCATACCGGTGATCAGCCGTGTGCGTGCGCGCGACGGAGCCTTGCCGTTCAAGATTGTGCAGATCGTGGGCGGGCCCAATGCTCATGTGGTCCTGGAAGAGGGTAGCCGGCTGTTTATTGGCGATGAGGTGGATGGCCTGCGCCTGGTACTGATCGACAACAGCAAAGTGGTGTTCGATGGCGTGCAGCGTTATGAGGTGCGCTGGTGA